In Phaeodactylum tricornutum CCAP 1055/1 PHATR_bd_35x35 genomic scaffold, whole genome shotgun sequence, the genomic window CCCCTTTCAAAGCTCTTATCATCCTGCCAGTTGCTATTTCCATTTGACTTGTCAATAGCTACAGCTTTGTTAGGGTCATGAGGGAGTTGGCACTCAGATTTGAAGACAGGGGAATGTTTAAAGCACCTCAGACAATCTTGGTCAAGAAGTCCTTGAAACTCTTCAACTCTAGTTGCAAACCAGTCGGAATGATTCCCTCCCAATGTGTCTAGTAGATCTTGGTGTTTAGCATAGGTAGCACATATTTCAAGGTTGTTGACCTGTATGGCATCTAGCAATCTGTAGCTAGGTCCCCAATCAAACACATGGTATCTAGAACTTTCGTAGATTTCTGACATGTGTGAAGAGGGGAAAGGTCCTTTGCATGCAACAATGCCCTCAAAACACCACGGTCCATCTGTGTCTTGCAACTTTTCATCTAGATTGGTTTCGTGATTGTCTAGAACTTCGTTGCAAACTAGAGTTTCATCATACTTGTCATCACTGATTACAAGTCCCTCCAAAATTTTTTCATCAGATGGTTTATCACATTCCAGAAATTTTCCTGTATTGCATTCACACAgttgctccccatcatcctgagtaTCAGTTGGGAAAGTTTGCCGTTCACGAAATagctccccatcatcctgactGTCGGTTAGAAAAGTTTTTCCAATGAGGTTGTCAGGAGTGAAACCAGGTAAACCCTTAAAGGCACAGGAATTGTTGGTTTCAGTTCCAAGGGGCTTGACAAAGCTGATGGGTTTAGGaatactctccccatcctgtggcaTAAGGTCAAGGTTGGTTGCTCCGGATCTCAATGCAGAATGTACACTCGAACAGTACGTGATTgcgttggtgttgttgacagACAGGGTAGTTGCATCTTCTTTACAATAAACAGGCTTCTTCTGTCCGTTAAAAACCGACCGAGGTTTGTTAGGTATGCCCGGGGcgctcgaagaagatgttgcAGTGGTCAATACACTTGAAACTTGGCCAAGTGCCGACCGTTTATAGAAGGCAAAGTCACTACTGGTCAACTCAACGAGCTCAGAATCGTCTAAAGAACTTCCCTTTTTCCGTTTAAGTGAGGCCTGCCAACGtagaaaatggcgaaggatcTGTCGGTGTGCCATGAGCAATGGGGTCCACTGGGGGTTGTCATTGGTGtccaagcttgttggaggAACATACCCAAAGGTACCAAGTTCATTCTCACAAATACCGAGAAGGTCTTCCACGGTATCATACCCTTGCTGAGCAAAGCTAAGCCGAATCGGATGCCCTTGGGGAATTGAGAAAActttatccaaaaaatgcgagaAGACAGTGCTGCTGGTCATTTGTCCAGTGCTTGCTAACATGATGGGTTGGGTAGCCAAACCAATAAGAAAGGTTCTTGCGGTTCTCAAAGCGAAAAAAGAACCACTTATGGGATTGGGTCCCTTGCCCTgcctccgtaggcagtgtccGTTCCGCACACACGCAAACACGAAGTGTCGGGCGTTTGATAGTCCCCCTGTACTATTTTAAGCCGGGTCGTAAgcccgtcccaaccggaatcagggttggagtccttgagcctattggtatttctacctcacccAACTATAGCAACCCGAcgtcacgaaacaacttgtcgtcaaaccctgaagactccaaggggcTCTCAACACCAGTGATTtcgaggaagtagggaggccacagaaacttattgacaaaccctgaagctGTACCAGTgggttctcaataccagttaccgtgaggaagtagggtagcagcttccaaccaatgcgttacacaagccgataaataccccacttaaggtggcacctctgacacttgatgtaacaaacaaaagatgtcagcagttaGTAAccaaccaatgtacaccaagtacgaagtttggaaaccgtcttgagcgaagacctcaagatgtgtttaccacaaacaactgtgcaatgggcagcagtggtttgacgtgctgtcaagactgttaatctgttacggagtactaccaaagcacaaccgaggacggatcgctgttatgacagtgtgtggtaaacaaaggtgggcgttatgacgaacgacctgcgatacacctaagcaagcttagggactgtaaaactcactcgctgacgacgctccccacgggttagacagcggatgcgaggacctatgctataatgcaatatttggatcaaagaatttctaaaacaatgagtggaaaattacatgctacaaactagtcaatctgttgttcagtccagtgaacaatcccacaaagtgccagcgcatcattgatcttccacaacttccataatctcaatagacaatctttctcccacatgtatatatacctccagaactatgagtcccatgcacaacacctatggtgagtagctgtccttcttcagtcccaccatgtgtcttgtgatagcccctttattgcttcaatcgtattttcgatgttccaattatatcccagtccattttggtcgtgtaaaccgacaagtggagactaagcacatgcggctccggaaacatagcaattgtacaaacgcttcgattattgtgagtccacgtggccacggaacaaggctttaatatcatttctgtgcgtgcctccttaactccatgtgcatagttttgattcacacttgcgacatccgtgtttagtgaataatttccacaagacatgtcgcaaggaggtaaaccacaacagggtaactcaaatacggtatatttgcgcaataaggccgacacaaactccatatgggacacgtaaccgctgcgtccatcggattggctcacacttagactttccttaccaagtggaaactgtccgagggacatgccgcaaggtagtgtaccaTAACAGCATGATTGCGGCATGCAACTTTGAGGGCGGGCCTTTCTTGTCTGTGGCATTAGGTTCAGATCCTTTTGGAATTGGTTTTCCATTGGAATCCTTTTCGAGTCCGTATCCCTTGCATTCGCTTGCCAAATGCATGCCCCAAGCTTGGTGGTTAGTACAGAACTTAATCTTGTCTCCATCAAAAGTCTTCGTGTGAGGTTCCGACGCGCTTGGCTTCTTTAGTGAAGCATACTTGTCCGTTTTCGGTTTATCGGATTTCttccctttcttcttcttccctTTTGAGTCACCCTTAGCTTTAGACTTAGGTTTCTCTGACTTCTTTGCCTGAAGTTCCTTGACTTGGGTAGTTAGAGCTAGAATCTTCGCTTCGCTTTCGGATGGGGCATCCCACTCTCCTTTCTCCACCAAAGTTCGATATTTGATAGATGCTTGCGACATTAAAATTTCCGGCTCCAAAAAGACTGTTCCCTCCTCAAATTCGGCTTTCTTCTTGCGGATgtattccaaaaattgcGTATCCTTGGCCGCTTCGTATCCTTTGAAAAGATTCGGAAGTAAATCAAGAGTTTGTTCGCCGCGAGCTGTCAGAGCGTGGAGCTGCTCATAAACATACTCATTGAAAAGAGTAACATTGTGTTCCGCGAGAGACTCCATGTATGAGTCAAGCTTGCTAAGTTTCGTGCACACATGCATTGTCGTCGCATTCGTATCAATGTATGCTTGTCGAATGATTACCTTGAGCATTGCGACTCCAGATGGCTCACCTGCAACCGTCCATTCAGTTTCGTAGAGATCGATTTTCGCCATTGCTTCGTGCGTGAGCGATACTTTCAAGCACTGGTAGAGTGCCTCATCATCTTGGACTTCGCGAGTTTCGGTGTTCGCAAATGTACCGACATAGTTGCGGATGTGGGGAAGGGAGATTTGACCGTATTCCTTGATGAGCAACTTGCTGGCGCCGTTCGGAATAGTGATGTTATTTGGAATTTTGAGAATTCCGTTACTTCCGTGTCCATGCCGTCCGTGCTCTCGAGCCCTGAGTGCCAGGCTCGAAAGTAGAGGTGTGAGAGCACCTGCCTTGATGTCGAATTCAGTTTTCGAGAGCGGCTTCGTTGCCGAAACATAAAGCTTCGCGATCTTCGGAATGCTGTAGTCCAATATCGCCCGACGTCCCTGCGAGAGACTGGGTGAGATGGAAAAGCGTGGAGTTTGATGGACGCGAATGACTTGTGCTGGAAGACTGGAGCCGTTGCTGGGTTCCGTTCctgcgtcgtcgtcgtcttcgccatcgtcgtctgAAGGAGGTGGATCTCCTACGGACGGATCGTCGGCTCCGACGGGACCTCCCTCTGAGGGGGGTTGTACCCTGACTGATCTAGTGCTGACCATGGGTATTGCTTGCTGTGTCTGCGCAGCGGAAGCATGTTGCTTTAGCAGtagtattgcaccacttacTAGGGCGTTTACGACAATCTAACGTTTGAGTGCATTCAATCACTAGATTATAGTTTACATTGCGCGTATAATCTATACtgtttcctgcttgttggaaaccatactaaaTCCGTGGgacttgacgtatgaaaatgaatgtggtgagatccaatgttagaattggagttcttgccaatctcacgtAATTCTGTGTAGAGAGATTCGTTCTATTCccttttgaaatgtaaatgcTGCTTTCGTGAACCCTTTTTGATTCAGGCTCCTTTCACATATTGACCTTGACTAATGTACCGCGAcacttgggtttcttggttaggttcatccgtcgcttgggtcataaggaagagttgtccacgtatgacgaaacatgaattcGTATACATATGAAAAGTCTCTCCACTTCTGTCACCTAAATTTGTTAATAAGTAACACGACATCGCTCAGAAATGGATACCTCTGCTTCGAAGCGGATGGAATAATGTAAGACCTGCGAATCCTTGAATCGAAAGCATGTTTCCAGTGATTGCGTTAGGTTGACGGACCGGAGCCTGCGACGTGACCGACCAATTGAAATGGGCCCCTTCCCCCTCATTGGGTGCATCTATACTAATAAAGGAGTAGAAAGATTACTTTGCCTGTGAACTAGGTTATTGCGATGGACCCGCAAGGGCAATGCCGACAACAGTCGAAGAAAAAACATGACACGACAACAGGTACAAACCATCACTATCTTCCTATCGATCCGTGCCTGCTTTCGGACCAACGAAAGGCTTGCGGCACGGATACGAAAGCATCTACCGTGTAACTGTTCAGCTAAACGGTGTTATATCCATGACTGACGCTCGCATTGTTTCCAATAAGAAGTGAAGGTCTCACGGATATGGCACGACGTACGGATTACGTCACGAAGAAGGAACCTCCCAACCAAAATCTGGTGAAATTcttgttgacagtgaaagcaGATGAAATACAATCCCGACATTTTCATCCAGCTGAACGGATCACGCGATCGGTTGTCCCACAACCCGGCGCTGGTCGGACCTTCATCGGCTTTCGGACATTTCGAACAACTGACCTGGCGAATTTTCTTGCGGCACCTTTTGTACCTGCAGTCGAACGGGAAGCATAGATTTGCAGGATCAGACGCTGAAAACATTTAATAAAGAACTTCCGCAATTTGTCGGGATCGTCATGCGCCATTCTTTGGATCATTCGTTCGGTTTGCAACGAACTGCGTCCGATCGAGATGCGTTGGAGGGCAAGCTGGAAGTCGAAGCTGCCGCGGCCGCGGCACATGGTGTCTCACGTATACCTGTTGAGAAGCAACACGACAAAGCATGCGATGACAACTCCGACCCTTCGCTTGAAATGAAGAAGGCGAGGCGTATCATCGGATTTGCTCGGTTTATGGCAAAGTGAGTAGTTTCTTGAAGTATTCCGTTATTCGCATCAGCAAGACGTTTCTaatgtcttcttctttgctttGAGCCGCCAGAATTCTATGAAAAGCTTTGCCTCAATAGTTAAAGGCGTCGAAAACGCATGCAAATACCAGAACACGACAACGGTATTGCGTGCTGAGTACTTTGGGTAAAGACACGAACCTGGGAATCTACACGGGCAAGGCACTCCGGACGGACGACGTTGTCAACTTTCCAGAAATCGCCATTCCGCTGCTCTTCCGCGAATGGGGCGAGCACGTCGAAGGGGTTGCCGACGGTACACTCTGGGATCGCTACATCTGGGAAGGCGAAGTCgccgatttggaaacctACACCGATCGCAACCGCATCGACAACCGCGCCGTCTTTGTGCCGGGCGTTGGCTGCACTGTCAACTCGGTACTCGACATGAACAACATTGAGAGCACGCACGGATCCACCTACGATACCGCTGGCTTGCACCGATCGCGGGATCCCGGTACCGGTGCCTTTTCGCCCTACCACAGCGCGCTTACTACCGCCGTCACCGATATTGCCCCCGGCGCCGAGCTGTTCGCCTCCTACGGGGACTACTGGGTACCGTCCATTCCGGGAGTGCAAGTCACACTCGATGAAGTCCTCGACGTGACCGAAGACTTCTTGCAGAACGATTTGTACGAATTTGTGCAGTCGCACCGTGACGCCGATGCGCTCACTCCCGACGTCAAGGAAGCgctctttgcttttgtcaaGGACTTTCCCCTGCCCAATCAGCCTTTTTCTAATCTGCCTCGCAACGTTCCCTGGGCCGACGTCGAACGGGCTATCCACAAAGCCGTCACACACCGCAAACACACTGATACGACAACTGACAATGTTAGCGGCGAGTCCTCCGTTGCACGACAGTTCATTCGGGAACAGTCGATCCGTGATCTAGCCTGGTTAGACGAACACGGCTACTGTCAGGATCATCTGCGACCAGGTCGCTCCACACTACCCCAAGCCGGACGCGGGGCTTTTGCTACCCGTAATCTCCCGGCCGGAAGCGTAGTCGGCTACGCCCCGCTCATTCATATTGGACTGCACGGGCGCGAAGTTTTACGTATCACTTATCCTCC contains:
- a CDS encoding predicted protein, coding for MRHSLDHSFGLQRTASDRDALEGKLEVEAAAAAAHGVSRIPVEKQHDKACDDNSDPSLEMKKARRIIGFARFMAKTRQRYCVLSTLGKDTNLGIYTGKALRTDDVVNFPEIAIPLLFREWGEHVEGVADGTLWDRYIWEGEVADLETYTDRNRIDNRAVFVPGVGCTVNSVLDMNNIESTHGSTYDTAGLHRSRDPGTGAFSPYHSALTTAVTDIAPGAELFASYGDYWVPSIPGVQVTLDEVLDVTEDFLQNDLYEFVQSHRDADALTPDVKEALFAFVKDFPLPNQPFSNLPRNVPWADVERAIHKAVTHRKHTDTTTDNVSGESSVARQFIREQSIRDLAWLDEHGYCQDHLRPGRSTLPQAGRGAFATRNLPAGSVVGYAPLIHIGLHGREVLRITYPPSEHDHHVGNVDIDGENGTTPRTNYDLVLNYSFAHRNSTVILTPYGGMVNYINHGSTTSGRANVQVRWPDKSLIAHVPSWLEQDPIFLSETVEKIGLSFEYVALRDISEGEEVFMDYGPEWEQAWQTHVEQWQPVPDAERYQHTSEWKDLIGKDERGDSNMVLRTMEELESNPYPPNVVTMCRDSYRVTQAGTFEWLPVLRQGHERVYCNVLERKQYKSEADDSVANDESNPSVTLYVVAMQVGSARDNRVEERSDADEVGDADEWIVVERVPREEIFVYDRAFSADWHLPNVFRHPMMIPDYVMPLAWMNGPPEDAF
- a CDS encoding predicted protein, with product MVSTRSVRVQPPSEGGPVGADDPSVGDPPPSDDDGEDDDDAGTEPSNGSSLPAQVIRVHQTPRFSISPSLSQGRRAILDYSIPKIAKLYVSATKPLSKTEFDIKAGALTPLLSSLALRAREHGRHGHGSNGILKIPNNITIPNGASKLLIKEYGQISLPHIRNYVGTFANTETREVQDDEALYQCLKVSLTHEAMAKIDLYETEWTVAGEPSGVAMLKVIIRQAYIDTNATTMHVCTKLSKLDSYMESLAEHNVTLFNEYVYEQLHALTARGEQTLDLLPNLFKGYEAAKDTQFLEYIRKKKAEFEEGTVFLEPEILMSQASIKYRTLVEKGEWDAPSESEAKILALTTQVKELQAKKSEKPKSKAKGDSKGKKKKGKKSDKPKTDKYASLKKPSASEPHTKTFDGDKIKFCTNHQAWGMHLASECKGYGLEKDSNGKPIPKGSEPNATDKKGPPSKLHAAIMRMSKALTTKIEKAKTKE